A stretch of Comamonadaceae bacterium M7527 DNA encodes these proteins:
- a CDS encoding C40 family peptidase: MLPPRHLRTARLALPKPVWTLVLVWAAVGHAVAAPYSHATEPDSIAQFLVTKGLVHPIDSLRERTNALSSQLAINAMGLIGVPYVWGGSQTSKGLDCSGLVQAVYKQASGVVLPRNASQQAAAAMPIDNSELRPGDLVFFNTLKRAFSHVGIYVGDGKFVHAPKPGAVVRIEDMTKRFWQRRFEGARRVDLSNAPLASSVTNTP, from the coding sequence ATGCTACCGCCCCGCCACCTTCGTACCGCACGCCTGGCGCTACCAAAGCCAGTATGGACGCTGGTCTTGGTGTGGGCCGCCGTAGGCCATGCAGTGGCAGCCCCCTACAGCCACGCAACCGAGCCAGACAGCATTGCCCAGTTTTTGGTGACCAAAGGCCTGGTACACCCCATCGACAGTCTGCGCGAACGCACCAATGCCTTGTCGTCGCAACTTGCCATAAACGCCATGGGCTTAATTGGTGTGCCCTATGTATGGGGTGGCAGCCAAACCAGCAAGGGCCTGGACTGCAGCGGGCTGGTACAAGCGGTTTACAAACAAGCCTCTGGCGTGGTGTTGCCACGCAACGCCTCGCAACAAGCCGCAGCGGCCATGCCCATTGACAACAGCGAACTGCGCCCCGGTGACTTGGTGTTTTTTAATACGCTTAAACGCGCCTTCAGCCACGTGGGCATTTACGTGGGTGACGGCAAATTTGTACACGCCCCCAAGCCAGGCGCTGTTGTGCGTATTGAAGACATGACCAAGCGATTCTGGCAGCGCCGCTTTGAAGGCGCTCGCCGGGTGGACTTGTCTAACGCACCGCTGGCCTCAAGCGTCACAAATACACCGTAG
- a CDS encoding isochorismatase family protein, with protein MLLDALQCQLVLVDYQTRLMPAIHDHQRVLQKAALVAGAARLLGVPVWATTQSADKLGGVVPQLSGFAGNALDKWSFDACQDGLLDRLMPAAPAHDAPRGGNARSMPKHLRKAKEEPEQAAPRQVIVLAGVEAHVCLLQTALGLIEQELDVWVVSDASGSRRERDCDAAFDRLAGNGVELVTAEMVAFEWLGAADHPQFEQVLELIKRHTV; from the coding sequence GTGTTACTTGATGCTTTGCAATGCCAGTTGGTTTTGGTTGACTACCAAACGCGCTTGATGCCCGCTATTCACGACCACCAACGCGTATTGCAAAAAGCCGCCTTGGTGGCTGGTGCGGCACGCTTGCTGGGTGTGCCTGTGTGGGCTACCACCCAGTCTGCAGACAAGCTGGGCGGTGTTGTTCCACAACTCAGCGGGTTTGCTGGCAATGCCTTGGACAAGTGGTCTTTTGATGCGTGCCAGGATGGCTTGCTGGACAGGCTGATGCCAGCTGCCCCTGCGCATGATGCGCCCAGAGGCGGCAATGCGCGCAGCATGCCCAAGCATTTGCGCAAGGCCAAGGAAGAGCCCGAACAGGCCGCGCCGCGCCAGGTCATTGTGTTGGCAGGCGTTGAAGCCCATGTGTGTTTGCTGCAAACCGCGCTGGGGCTGATAGAGCAAGAGCTGGACGTATGGGTGGTGAGTGACGCCAGCGGTTCGCGCCGCGAGCGGGACTGCGACGCTGCGTTTGACCGCCTGGCGGGTAATGGCGTGGAGTTGGTGACGGCTGAGATGGTGGCGTTTGAGTGGTTGGGCGCAGCTGATCACCCGCAATTTGAGCAAGTGCTGGAGCTGATCAAGCGCCACACCGTCTAG